The Globicephala melas chromosome X, mGloMel1.2, whole genome shotgun sequence genome window below encodes:
- the LOC132594596 gene encoding heat shock transcription factor, X-linked-like, translated as MHVCLARGLRDQKAVAGLHERSACGSAPVHECLRAPCDDGPLHCPVYVAEGHAALRMAADEKGPAAGRAPGFGEAPLPPDTAAPALGSGSCTPQSLALDQPVPAGHPDLRLLPGEAAFQDLTEEPLLKRPRTACEAVWEGSLLFHPFPRKLWTNVHSSRFASIGWNEDGTCIGVNRPLFQKEVLDRGGLDKVFKTERVESFIRQLNRYGFSKVYQDMHTSLCVTNLSTKERPAHVLSERDCPHLLVRMKPRVHTKPASGQVDGEPAAPGHLPAPSTAEPQDGLPPSPEHIQGTPSYPQLDHASALAGTDSVAPAPPWTAAEPPAPDPNVQVLVPLVPVLAGVAQPAEVPWLCCAWPPAQMSPPWPVPGLAAAPPQVLSLPHPAQLPGAALLPLAHPGCLKWPPGLPPP; from the exons ATGCACGTCTGCCTGGCCCGGGGGCTCCGGGACCAGAAGGCCGTGGCCGGTTTGCACGAGCGCTCGGCCTGTGGCTCTGCACCCGTGCACGAGTGTCTTCGTGCCCCCTGCGATGACGGGC CGCTGCACTGTCCCGTTTACGTGGCGGAGGGGCACGCCGCGCTCCGCATGGCTGCGGACGAGAAGGGCCCCGCCGCGGGCAGGGCGCCCGGCTTCGGCGAGGCGCCTCTTCCTCCCGACACAGCGGCTCCGGCCCTCGGCTCAGGGAGCTGCACCCCCCAGTCCCTCGCCCTGGACCAGCCCGTGCCCGCGGGGCACCCCGACCTCAGGCTGCTGCCTGGAGAAGCCGCTTTCCAGGATTTGACGGAAGAGCCTTTGTTGAAAAGGCCTCGCACCGCCTGCGAGGCCGTGTGGGAAGGCAGCCTGCTCTTCCACCCCTTTCCCAGGAAGTTGTGGACGAACGTCCACAGCAGTCGCTTTGCATCCATTGGGTGGAATGAAGACGGGACTTGCATAGGCGTCAACAGGCCGCTGTTTCAAAAGGAGGTTTTGGACAGGGGCGGCCTAGACAAGGTGTTCAAGACAGAACGTGTGGAGAGCTTCATCCGCCAGCTTAACCGCTATGGATTCAGCAAAGTGTACCAGGACATGCACACGTCCCTCTGCGTGACCAACCTGTCCACGAAGGAGCGGCCCGCCCACGTCCTGAGCGAG AGAGACTGCCCGCACCTCCTGGTGAGGATGAAGCCGAGAGTGCACACTAAACCAGCATCGGGGCAGGTGGACGGCGAGCCGGCAGCCCCGGGGCACCTCCCGGCGCCCAGCACCGCGGAGCCGCAGGACGGCCTCCCACCGTCTCCTGAGCACATCCAGGGGACCCCGAGCTACCCGCAACTCGACCATGCCTCCGCCCTGGCCGGGACTGACTCTGTCGCTCCGGCCCCTCCTTGGACAGCAGCGGAGCCCCCCGCGCCAGATCCCAACGTGCAGGTTCTGGTCCCTCTAGTCCCTGTCCTGGCAGGGGTGGCCCAGCCAGCCGAGGTCCCCTGGCTCTGCTGCGCCTGGCCTCCCGCCCAGATGAGTCCTCCCTGGCCCGTGCCGGGCCTGGCCGCCGCACCCCCCCAAGTCCTCAGCCTTCCCCACCCCGCGCAGCTCCCGGGGGCCGCGCTGCTGCCTCTTGCGCACCCTGGATGCCTGAAGTGGCCGCCAGGACTGCCGCCTCCCTGA